In Gallus gallus isolate bGalGal1 chromosome Z, bGalGal1.mat.broiler.GRCg7b, whole genome shotgun sequence, one DNA window encodes the following:
- the RFESD gene encoding Rieske domain-containing protein translates to MLDLIILSVHFFTCFLISVLIWWRSKDMALHSPSKGTVEPEPDGLVLVGKEDDIKKSQRITAKVNGREVVVFYHEGRFYALDSRCYHEGGPLHLGEIEDIDGQPCIICPWHKYTITLETGEGLYQGINPLEPSPTPRWQSKGEKQRIHKVTVKNKNVYVSPPDLSVSFDSDYFAEKYKNGGDLAMKK, encoded by the exons ATGTTGGACCTCATTATTCTGAGTGTTCATTTCTTCACCTGCTTTCTCATCTCTGTTTTGATCTGGTGGAGATCTAAG gACATGGCTTTGCACAGCCCAAGCAAAGGAACAGTTGAACCGGAGCCAGATGGTCTTGTATTAGTTGGAAAAGAAGATGACATAAAAAAGTCCCAAAGAATAACAGCCAAAGTCAATGGCAGAGAAGTTGTTGTTTTCTACCATGAAGGGAGATTTTATGCTCTGGACTCTCGCTGTTACC ATGAAGGTGGCCCTTTACATCTTGGAGAAATAGAG gATATCGATGGTCAGCCATGTATTATCTGTCCCTGGCATAAGTATACAATCACACTGGAAACAGGAGAAGGATTATATCAAGGAATAAACCCTTTGGAGCCATCACCAACACCACGGTGGCagtcaaaaggagaaaaacaaaggattcATAAAGTTACAGTAAAGAATAAGAATGTTTATGTGAGTCCTCCAGATTTGTCTGTAAGTTTTGACTCTGATTATTTTGCTGAGAAGTACAAAAATGGTGGTGATTTagctatgaaaaaataa